From Lampris incognitus isolate fLamInc1 chromosome 13, fLamInc1.hap2, whole genome shotgun sequence, one genomic window encodes:
- the polh gene encoding DNA polymerase eta: MEYGRERVVALVDMDCFYVQVEQRLNPALRNKPCVVAQYKTWKGGGIIAVSYEARAHGVTRNMWADDAKKLCPDLQVARVRESHGKADLTHYREASVEVIEVMSRFAVIERASIDEAYMDLTAAVQQRLKSTNFKPMEPHLLKTTYIQGYPQEPTEQQEFADQACLDKEEVRSKGMQQWLASLPVSLSGGQHSADVQLAVGALIVEEMRAAVEQHTGFRCSAGISHNKVLAKLACGLNKPNRQTVLPLDSVTELFNTLPISKIRNLGGKLGASIAETLGVGNMGELTCFSQAQLGQHFGDKTGQWLYDLCRGIEFEAVKPRQLPKSIGCSKNFPGKTSLATKEQVQHWLNQLALELEERLTKDREMNGRVAKLLTVGVRQLGDKRQSSFSRCCALVRYDATKISSDSFAIIKSLNAAGNHQAAWSPPLTLLHLSASKFSDTASAGGIASFLSSDVTSTQSLLPSTQSPRKSSSGLKNNSMSKQPSTIQSLFQNAAEKQKQKVSEGVQTVQEQAEDEDANYGSSRTSLPSCSFHTVLTSADENQFETAPASIVCLTKNSCHHNSTTNSSTASYSGISSFFQRKSIERSSQLSTSVSTRSEMGSGSEDVTMGNVQITVRHSSFDIASDIQAREHCDVKQNSSPHHSQFEEVREDLGLLLQKETQSWRADSPCPYPCPPHEPSQHPLSHAREDLITCERCGQDVLAWEMPEHNDYHFALDLQNSLSSTPTSTTSVSLSKNSISSAVPLRVGGPCTIQSSWGKTKPRGQSGPQAKRSRSQGKRTGTLDSFFKRT; this comes from the exons ATGGAGTACGGAAGAGAGAGAGTTGTGGCGCTGGTGGACATGGATTGCTTCTACGTACAAGTGGAGCAGAGGCTTAATCCGGCTCTGAGGAACAAGCCTTGTGTGGTAGCCCAGTACAAGACATGGAAGGGAGGCGG CATCATAGCTGTGAGTTACGAGGCCAGGGCCCACGGTGTCACCAGGAACATGTGGGCAGACGATGCAAAGAAACTGTGTCCAGATCTTCAGGTTGCCCGTGTGCGGGAGTCTCATGGCAAGGCAGACCTTACACA TTATAGGGAGGCCAGTGTGGAGGTGATTGAGGTGATGTCTCGCTTTGCTGTGATTGAGAGAGCCAGCATTGATGAAGCCTACATGGATCTGACTGCTGCAGTCCAGCAGCGGCTTAAGAGCACTAACTTCAAACCGATGGAGCCTCACCTATTAAAGACAACTTACATTCAGGGTTACCCACAAGAGCCCACTGAACAACAAGAGTTTGCAGACCAGGCTTGCTTGGATAAAG AGGAGGTCAGGTCCAAGGGTATGCAGCAGTGGCTGGCATCattacctgtctctctgtcaggaGGACAGCACTCTGCAGATGTGCAGCTTGCTGTCGGGGCACTGATTGTGGAGGAGATGAGAGCAGCTGTGGAGCAGCACACGGGCTTTCGCTGTTCAGCAGGGATCTCGCACAATAAG GTATTGGCTAAACTAGCCTGTGGTCTGAACAAGCCTAACCGACAAACTGTTTTGCCTTTGGACTCTGTGACAGAGCTCTTCAACACTTTACCTATAAGCAAGAT ACGTAACCTGGGAGGCAAGCTAGGAGCCTCCATCGCAGAGACCCTGGGGGTAGGGAACATGGGCGAGCTCACTTGCTTTTCTCAGGCCCAGCTGGGACAGCACTTTGGAGACAAAACGGG TCAGTGGCTGTATGACTTGTGTCGGGGGATCGAGTTTGAAGCGGTGAAACCCAGACAACTTCCTAAGTCCATCGGCTGCAGCAAGAATTTTCctggaaagacatcacttgctaCTAAAGAGCAG GTACAACACTGGCTCAATCAGCTTGCCCTTGAGCTGGAGGAGAGACTGACCAAAGACAGAGAAATG AACGGTCGGGTGGCTAAGCTGTTGACAGTTGGTGTTCGTCAACtcggagacaagagacagagcagtttctccCGCTGTTGTGCCTTAGTACGCTACGATGCCACCAAAATATCCAGTGACAGCTTTGCCATCATTAAGAGTCTCAACGCAGCAGGAAACCATCAGGCAGCATG GAGTCCACCCCTCACCCTGCTCCACCTCTCTGCTAGCAAATTCAGTGACACTGCCTCAGCTGGAGGAATTGCCAGCTTCCTTTCCAGTGACGTCACTTCCACCCAGAGTCTTTTACCTTCCACTCAGTCTCCCAGGAAGTCATCGTCTGGACTGAAAAATAACTCTATGTCCAAACAGCCTAGCACCATCCAGTCTCTCTTTCAAAATGCAGctgagaaacaaaaacagaaggtttcaGAAGGAGTGCAAACCGTACAGGAGCAAGCTGAAGATGAAGATGCAAATTATGGAAGCTCCAGAACATCTTTGCCATCCTGTTCTTTTCACACTGTGTTAACCTCTGCAGATGAAAATCAATTTGAGACTGCCCCCGCCAGCATTGTCTGTCTAACAAAAAATTCCTGTCATCATAATTCTACAACGAACAGCTCAACTGCTTCTTATTCTGGCATTTCCTCTTTCTTTCAAAGGAAGAGTATTGAAAGAAGCTCACAGCTCTCCACCTCAGTCTCGACTAGGTCAGAAATGGGAAGTGGAAGTGAGGATGTGACAATGGGAAATGTTCAAATCACTGTGAGACATAGCTCATTTGACATTGCCTCAGATATTCAGGCAAGAGAACATTGTGATGTGAAACAAAATTCTTCTCCTCATCACTCTCAATTTGAAGAGGTGAGGGAAGACCTGGGCCTCCTTCTCCAAAAGGAGACACAGTCCTGGAGAGCAGATTCTCCTTGCCCCTATCCTTGTCCTCCTCATGAACCCTCCCAGCATCCTCTCAGCCATGCCAGAGAAGACCTGATCACCTGCGAACGTTGTGGCCAGGATGTGCTGGCCTGGGAAATGCCTGAGCACAATGACTACCACTTTGCCCTGGACCTTCAGAACTCCTTATCCTCTACTCCCACAAGCACCACATCTGTCTCGCTCTCTAAAAACTCCATATCCTCCGCTGTCCCTCTCAGAGTTGGAGGACCATGCACCATCCAGTCATCCTGGGGAAAGACAAAGCCCAGGGGCCAGTCAGGACCACAGGCTAAACGCTCTCGATCTCAGGGGAAAAGAACAGGAACTTTAGATTCTTTCTTTAAGAGGACATGA